DNA sequence from the Candidatus Limnocylindrales bacterium genome:
GATGCCGGCGTCATGGACGAGGAGGGCTTCGTCTATCTGCAGGACAGGCTCAAGGACATGATCGTCTCGGGCGGCGAGAACGTCTATCCGCGCGAGGTGGAGAACGTGCTGTTCGAACATCCCGCCGTCGCCGACGCCGCGGTTCTCGGAGTGCCGGATCAGAAGTGGGGCGAGGCGGTCAAGGCAGTGGTCGTGCTGCGATCCGGTGCCACCGCGACGGCCGAAGAGCTCGTCGAGTTCTGCCGCGGAAGGCTTGCCGGCTACAAGCGGCCGCGCTCGGTGGACTTCGTCGAGACGCTGCCGCGCAATCCCAGCGGCAAGGTGCTCAAGCGCGAGCTGCGCGAGAAGTACTGGGCCGGACACAGCCGGCGCGTCTCGTAAGCGCCCCGTCGTGCTGCTCGACGAAGAGAGCATTGCCCTCGAGCTCGGGCGCACCGGCATCGCGGTGCGCGAGCAGTTCCTGACGGCCGATGTCGTCGCCGAGCTGGCGGACAACGCGCGAGCGGCGCACGCGCGAGGACGGTTCGTCGCGGCCGCAGTCGGGCGCGGTGACGCGCGCAAGGTCGATGCAGCGGTGCGCGGCGATCTTACGCTGTGGCTGGATCCGGCTGCGGCCTCGGCCGCCGAGCGCGCCTATTTCGACGCCGTCGAGGAGCTTCGATCGGCGGTCAATCAATGCCTGCAGCTCGGCGCCTTCGAGGTGGAGGCGCATTACGCGCTGTATCCGCCCGGCGCGGCCTACGCGCGGCATCGCGACGTGCTGCGCGGCACGGAGGCGCGCGTGGTCTCGACGGTGCTCTATCTGAACGAAGACTGGGACGGGCGCGACGGCGGCGTGCTGCGCGTGTACCTGGACGGCGATTCCGTGCGTGAGGTCCTGCCGCGAGCCGGCGTCTTCGTCTGCTTCCTCAGCGACCGCTTCGACCACGAGGTGACGGTGGCGACGCGCGAGCGCTGGAGCGTCACCGCCTGGCTCCGTCGGCGCCGGTAGGTTCCGCGACAGGCGTTTCAGCGCAGCGCAGCCGCACGAGCGGCGACATCGGCCGGAATCCGCCATTCGCCGGCGCGAAGCCGCGTCCAGGCGAATTCGCCGATGAGGTCGGACGCACTGCACGCGGCCGGCGTCTCCAGCAGGCCGAGAGACCACGCGAGCAGACCGACCAGCTGCTCGGCGCGAACGCCGCCGTGGCGAAGCGCGCGCAGCGTCAGCGCCGCATCGCGCTTGGAGAGGCGGGCGCCGTCTTGCGCCACCACCAGCGGAACGTGCGCATACTCGGGCCGCCTCGCACCGAGGGCTTCGAGGAGCTGGATCTGGCGCGCGGTCGAGCCGAGGAGGTCGGCGCCGCGGACGACCTCGTCCACCTCCATCAACCAGTCGTCGACCACGACGGCCAGCTGGTAGGCGTACAGGCCGTCGCGCCGCTTGAGCACGAAGTCGCCAACGCTGGTGGCAACGTCTTCTTCGACGGCGCCATGAACGCGGTCGAAGAAGCGGACGACGTCCTGCGCGACCCGGAAGCGGATGGCGGCATCGGGCGCGGCGGCGGCACGAAGCGCCTCGTACCAGCCGCCTGGCAGCTCCGCAGGCCGTGCCGACACGGGGTAGGGCGGCCCTTCCTCGCCCGCGTGCGGCGCCGAAGCGATGCCTGCGAGCTCCTTGCGCGAGAGGCGACACGGAAACAGGCGCCCGCTGTCGTGCAGCATCTGGAGCGCGGCTTCGTATCGATCGCTGCGCTGCGACTGGGTATACGGGCCGAACGGGCCGCCGCCGACGGGATCCTCATCCCAGTCCAGGCCCAGCCACGACAGATCCTCGATGGCGGCATCGGCCATTCCGGGTACCGTACGCGGAGCGTCGATGTCCTCGATGCGCAGGATGAACGTGCCGCCGCGGCTTCGCACCGACAGCCACGCGGCCAGGGCCGTGCGGGCGTTGCCGATGTGCAGAAGGCCGGTGGGCGAGGGAGCGTAGCGTCCGCGCGGCCCCGCAGCTCGCAGCGTCATGCGCGCAGGATAGGCCGCGCACAGCGGCGGGCGAAGCGGGCGCCGCGGGCGCGTCGCGATCGGCGCGAGGCGCTCGTCTCAGCTTGCCGCTCTCTTGAGCGGCGCCGGGTCGGGCTGCCCCGGCGCCTTCTCTCCGGCCGCCTTGGCTTCGGGATCCCCGCGTTCGGCCATCTCGCCCTCGAAAACCGAGTTGATCTCGCCGCCGATGAGGATCGCCGCGCCGCTGAGGTAGAACCACAGCATCAGAATGATGACGGCGCCGAGCGACCCGTAGGTGGCGTTGTAGGAGTTGAAGTACTCGAGGTAGAGCTTGAAGGCGAAGGACACGAGCAGCCACAGTGCGAGTGCGAACACCGACCCCGGCGTGATCCACTGCCACTTCTGGTCGCGCACGTCGGGCGCGAAGTAGTAGATCATTCCGAAGGCGGTCAGCAGGAAGAGCAGCAGCAGGGGCCACTGGATGATCTTCCACGTCAGCTCGAAGACGAGCCCCAGCCCGAACTTGCCGGCGATCGTCTCGGCGATGTCGTGCCCGTACAGCAGCAGGACCAGAGCGGTGATGATCAGCAGCGCCAGCGCGATCGTCAGGGCCACCGCGGTGGCACGCACCTTCCACCAGGGACGTCGCTCCTTGACCTCGTAGGCGATGTTCAGCGTCGAGCTGATCGCGCCCATGCCGTTGGAGGCGGCCCACAGGGTTGCCAGGATGCCGAACGAGATCTTGCCGCCACCGCTGCCCTGCATGACGTCGTTGACGGTGTCGCTGACGAGCTTGGACGCCTCGCCCGGAAGAACGGCAGCCAGCGCGCGAAAGAGCCCTGCTCGCAGCTCACTGTCCTCGCCGGCGATCCAGCCCACCATGGCGGTCATGAACAGGAGCGCAGGGAAGAGGGCGAGCAGAAAGTAGTACGAGAGCTGCGCGGCGCGCTCGAACACCTCGTCCTCGCTGATCTCGTGCCAGACTTTCTTGGCGAATCGCTTCCAATCGAGGCTGCCCAGGCTGCTCAACGATTCGACGCCCGCGGGCAGCGCGATGGCGCGAGCCCTCGTCGGAGTGCGCCCGGGTGTCCTCCAGCTGTGATGGCGACGCATGCTCATGGGAAGCGACTATAGACTGCATTGCTGACGTCAGGGCGTTGCCGTCTGTTCGATGCTGCGCACCTGCGGGTCGGGTCGCGAAAAATCACGGCCGGTGTCATGACGCCCTCGCTGCTGGAGCGCTGCCGGATTCATCGACGCCGACGGCGCAGAGCACGCGCCGACTCGAGCAGACAGCGCGGGAGAGGCAGTGGCCGAGAGCTATCTACAGGACCTGGCGTACATCCATCACGCGGGCTTCGGGGACTTCGCCGTCGAGGCTGCCCCCGGCGTCGTGTCGATGCTGCGCGCGCACGCGATCGAGGCGGGCGTGGTGGTCGAGCTTGGGTGCGGCAGCGGTCTGCTGGCGCGCGAGCTCGCTCGTGCAGGGTACGACGTGGTCGGCATCGATGCCTCCGCCGCCATGCTCGACATCGCCGCGGCCACGGCGCCATCGGCACGGCTCTTCCGCTGCTCGCTGCACGAGGCCGACATTCCCCGCTGCGATGCCGTCGTCTCGCTCGGCGAATGCATCGGCTACCTGCCGCAGCACGACGCCTGCGTGGACCTGCATTCGCTGTTCGAGCGCGTGGCGGCGGCATTGAGGCCAGGTGGCCTCTTCGTCTTCGACCTCGTGCGCGCGACCGATGCCGAGCCCATGAGCTACCGGACGTGGAGGGCCGGTCCGGACTGGGCCGTTCTCATCGAGGTCGAGGAAGACGCGCAGAACAGGAGACTCCGCCGCGGGATCGTCGCGTTCCGCGCGGTCGGCGGCGCGTGGCGCCGCTCGCAGGAGACGCACTGGCTGCAGCTGTTCACGCGCGAGGAGGTGGCGGCGGCGCTGCGTGCCGCAGGATTCTCGGCACGCGAGCTCGCCGGCTACGGGAGCCGCAGCCTGGCGCCGCAGCGAGTGGCGTTCGCCGCCATCCGCGGCGGTGCGTGAACGCATGACACCGGAGCCAGCATCCTCGCCGCCGCTCGTGCCGACGCTGATGAAGGGCCTGCGCCGGCGCTGTCCGCGCTGCGGCGAGGGCCGCCTCTACCACGGCTGGATGACGCTGCGCGAGACGTGCGACGTCTGCGGCCTGCACTTCCAGCGCGAGTCGGGCGACACGTGGGCGTTCGTGTACCTGTCGACCGCAGGGATGACGGGCGTGGTCGTCATCGCCATGCTGCTCGTGCAGCCCGACAACCTTCTCGTCGGCAACACGCTGCTCATCCTGGGTGCGACCGCCGCCATCGTGCTGACGCTGCCCTATCGCAAGGGCGTGGCAGTGGCTCTGTCGTACTGGCTGGATCCGCCGCAGTAGCGATACGGCAGAGGACGCAGCAGCCTTCGTACCTCCGGCGCGACGCGAGCGCTGAGGTCAGTGATGAAGCGATGCCGTCTCGCCCGCCGCGCCCGCCGTCCACGCTCATTGCCGGCGACCGGACAACCGGCCTCTCATCCGATGTCGACGTCCTTCGTCTCGGGAACGAACAGGACGCCCACCACGAACGTGACGGCGGCGACGATGACCGGGTACCACAGCCCGTCGTACATGTTGCCGGTCTGGGCGACGATGGCGAAGGCGGTGGTCGGCAGCAGGCCGCCGAACCAGCCGTTGCCGATGTGGTAGGGCAGGCTCATCGAGCTGTAGCGGATGCGCGTCGGGAACAGCTCGACCAGTGCGGCGGCGATGGGGCCGTAGACCATCGTCACGTACAGCACGAGCACGCTCAGGATCGCTACGATCAGCGGCTTGTTCATCTCCTTCGGATCGGCGGCGGCTGGGTAGCCGCTGGCGGCCAGCGCCTCGCGCACGCCCGCCTGCAGTTCGGCTTCCTTCTTCTTCACTTCCTGCGGCGACAGCGTCGACAGGTCCACCGACGGTATGGTGACCTCGCCGATGGCGATGGTGGCCGGTCCTGCCGTTGCCACGTTCTCGTAGCTCACCGATGCTGACGCCAGGAGCTGCTTGGCAACGTCACAGGAGCTGGTGAACCTGGTCGTTCCCGTGGGATTGAACTGGAACGAGCACTCGCGCGGGTCGGCATGGACGACCACCCGTGCCTGCTCCTGCGCGCGGGCGAGGTCGGGGTTGGCGGCCTCCGTCAGCATCCGGAACAGCGGAAAGTACGTCAGCGCCGAGATCAGGCAGCCGGCCATGATGATCGGCTTGCGGCCGATGCGATCGGAGAGCGTGCCGAAGATCACGAAGAACGGCGTACCGATCAGCAGCGAAATCGCCACCAGCACGTTGGCGGTGGCGCCGTCGACCTTGAGCGCCTGCGTCAGGAAGAACAGCGCGTAGAACTGTCCGGTGTACCAGACCACCGCCTGACCGGCGGTCAGCCCGACCAGCGCCAGGATGACGATCCTGAGGTTGCTCCAGACGGCGAACGATTCGCGCAGCGGCGCCTTCGAGTGCGTGCCTTCCTTCTTCATGCGCTGGAACGCAGGCGACTCGGCCATGCTGACGCGGATCCACACCGAAACGCCGAGCAGCACGATCGAGACCAGGAACGGAATGCGCCAGCCCCAGTTCGCGAACGCCTCCTCGCCAAGCGCGGTGCGCGTTCCCAGAATCACCAGCAGCGAAAGGAACAGGCCCATCGTGGCGGTGGTCTGGATCCAGGAGGTGAAGGCGCCGCGCCGGCCGTGCGGCGCGTGCTCGGCGACGTAGGTTGCGGCGCCGCCGTATTCGCCGCCGAGCGCGAGGCCCTGCAGCAGCCGCAGGACGATCAGGATGACGGGAGCGGCAACGCCGATGGTGGCGTAGGTCGGCAGCACGCCCACGATGAACGTGGACGCGCCCATGATGACGATCGTCAGCAGGAAGGTGTACTTGCGCCCGAGCATGTCGCCGAGGCGCCCGAACACGAGCGCGCCGAACGGGCGCACGATGAAGCCGGCCGCGAACGCAAGCAGGGCAAAGATGAAGGCGGAGCCCGGATCGAGAGGCGAAAAGAACTGTTTGGCGATGATCGCCGCCAGCGAGCCGTACAGATAGAAGTCGTACCACTCGAAGACGGTGCCGAGCGAGGAAGCGAAGATGATGCGCTTCTCTTCGGCGGTCATCGGCGCGTTCTTGCGCGTGGCAGCCGTGCCCTTCAGTGCCGCTGCAGCCATTTCACCAGCTCGTCGCGGAATTTCTTGGTCGTGATGGCCGTGGCTCCTCCGCCCGGCACGACGATGACCGGCCAGTCCTTGCGGGCGTTCTTGAGCGGCGTGATGTACATGCGCCGGACCGGGTCGCGATCGCCGAGGATCACCGCCACCGGCACCTGGATCGCCTCCAGCTCCTGCCTGGTCACTTGCAGCTGCTCGATGCTGCGGATGCACATGCGCGAGGTGTTGTCGGCCTCGCGCACCGGCAGGCGCTCCCACACGCCCTGCAGCCACCCGGAGTCGCGCATCCAGCCCATGCCCGCTACCGTTCCCGACAGCACGCGGTCCGGGTGGTCGACGAGGAAGCGCGTCGCCACCAGCGCGCCGAGGGAATAGCCGACGATGTGCGCCTTGGAGACGCCGACGTGATCGAGCAGCAGCCGCACGTCCTCCACCATCGCCTTGCCATAGGCGTCGGGAATGGCGGGTTTGTCCGATTCGCCGTGACCGGGCAGGTCGAGCGCGAGCACGCGATGGTTGCGCGCCAGCGCCTCGAGAATCCCGGTCTTCTGCCAGCTCTGGTAGGCGGTCGAGTGCAGGCCGTGCAGCAGCACGATCGTCTCGCCGCGCCCGCCGGACAGATAACGCAGCCGCACGCCGTTGGCGTCGAAGAACTCGGAGGCCGGTTTGAACGGGGATGCGGCAGGCTTGGATGTCTTTGCCGCCGCCGCCGTCACCGGCCATGCGGCGGCGGTCACGAGCAGCAGCCCTGCCACTGCCGGCACGGCGCCTGCCGCTGCGATCCGCGTCCGCATTCTCGGGACCGTCCGACGATCAGCCTGCCGGCGCCACCGCAACGATGTGCGTGGGCAGGCAGAACGTCTCGAGCTTGATGGTGTCGGCCATCACGGGCGCGGGGAACTGGTTTCCGGGCGCGATCGATACACCGTTGCCGTCGCTCGTGCGGCGCGAAAGGTGCCTGGTCTGCAGCGGCGAGATCGAGGATCCGGCCGCCATGCCGGTCAGCAGGCCCGCAGCGCCGCTGCCGATCTTGCGCGCCAGCTTGGCCTTGGAGCAGAGCAGGCTCGTCTGGCTCGATGGCGTCGACTCGTCGATGACCGCGGATGTCGTGCGCGGCGGCAGCACCTCGGTCTTGGCGACCGGGTTGCACAGCTCCGCCGACGCGTGCACGTCCAGCAGACAGCTGCCTTCGGCAGCGCTGCCCGCAAAGCCGGGAGAACCTGCCGCGTTCCGAGCACAATCGTCGAACATGTCGCGCGTCAGCGCCTGCGGGCGCGAGGGCCCCGATTCGGTCTTGATGCGATAGCACCGGTAGTGCGTGGCATCCCCCTGGTCGTTGGCGGTGCCGCTCGGGTCGGCGCCGGCGGGCAGCAGCAGCGAGGTCGCCTTGATCGAACGCACCGTGAAGGTGCCGAGGTCGTTCTGCACCGTCCATCGCCGCGGCACGTGCGGCTGCGCCGGCGGAATCGAGCCGCCGGCTTCGGGGGCGATCCCCTCGGCCGCCGGACGAAGCGCGTAACGCACGTAGTGCAGCTGGGCATCGGCCGCCTCGGCAGCGTTGTAGCCGGCAGCGCTCATGAGGCCGAGCGACCTGCCGATGGTGAAGTTCTCGGGGTCGTCGCCCAGGCTCGAGTCGATCGCCTGATCGTCGAGCGTCACGTTCCACGACGCCGGCAGCTCGTTGCCGCCGGCGATCTCGTTGCCCAGCTCGTCGGTGGCGGGCGTCAGGATGCGGTAGCCGACGTAGGCGTCGCCGCTCAGGTCGATGCTGCAGTCGTTCGGGCAGTTGGCTGCGTTCTCGCCCGGCTCGCACACGTCGTCGTCATCACAGGCCGATGCGCCTTGGAAGTACGCAGCCAGTGCCACGTAGGGGCCCTGATAGCTGATGGAGTTCTCGGTGATCTCCCACGTCATCGCCGTCCACTGAATCTGGTCGGCCCAGTCGCGATAGAACTTTTCGTAGAAGACCGACCCAAGCGGCGGCGAGGACGTGCCGCCGTAGTCCTTGTTGGGACCTCCGGGGACGAAACCAGGCGCCGGGCCGTACAGCGAGACCTTGTTGTCGCTGACGCCGTGATTGTCGGTCCCGGCGTAGTAGGGATAGGCCGGCTCGGTGACCGAGGAGGGCTTGCCGAAGTAGTTGGTGCTCGAGAACGAGCTCCACGAGTCGCCGTACCAGGCGTGGTAGAGCTGGAACGACGAATGCTCGCCGCCCAGCGCCGCCATGTTGGTCAGGTACAGCATGTTCAGCGGGTTCTGGCCGTGGAAGAAGCGCAGGAGGTCGAGCGCGTGCTCGTAGCAGTCGCCGGCGCTGTAGGAGCCGGTCTCGCCAAGCGCCGCCGCGCGCAGCAGGAACAGCCCGTAATGTGCGCGCATCGCGTTGGAGCCCCAGTGATAGGACCAGCTCGGCATGCCGTTCCGGTACAGGCTGTCCTCGGAGAAGATGTAGTCGACCTGATCGGTGATGTTGGCGAGCATGTTCGTGACCACCGCGGGCGTGGCGCCCGTCGTGGAAACGTAGGTCAGCGCGGCGAAGGTGTCGTAGGCGCCGACGTTGAAGAAGCGCCCGTTCCACTGGCTCGGATAGAAGTTGTCGACGTAGTCGCGCGCGGCGGTCTGCGTCGGATCGATGCGAAAGATCTCGGCCGCAGCCCACGCCTTGACCGCGCTGCCGCCCTGCGTCTGCAGCCACGTCCATGACGCCAGCGCCGCCGACTTCAGCGTCGCGGCGTAGGATGACTGACCCTCGGCCTCGAAGACGCGTGCGGCCAGCGCCAGCGTCCCGGCGGCCACGGCGCCCGACTCCAGGTTCGGGTTTTGGTAGTAGCGGACGTTCATGTCGGCGCTCGGCGGCGAGTCGGAGGCGAAGCCGTCGACGTGCATCTGCGAGAGCACCGCGCCGCTCGGAAGCTGCATCTCCATGATCCAGTCCAGCTCGACCTGGATTTCGTCGAGCAGGTCGGGCAGGCCGTTGCCCGATTCGGGAATGCCGGTGTCGTCGTCGCGCAGCGAGCCGGGGTTGTCCTCATACGCGCGCAGCATGGAGAGGATGGCGCTGGAGACCGCTCCCCAAACGTACTTGTTGTAGTCGCCGGCGTCGTGCCAGCCGCCGCGCAGGTCCCTGGTGCCGTGATTCGTATGGCCGGCGGCCGGGCCGGTTGCGGCGTCGCCGTCATGGCAGCTGGCCGCGTCATCCCACGCGCTGGCCGGGGTGCTGGTCTTGGGGACGTTGCAGCGCTGCAGATAGAACGTGCGCAGCGCGGCGCGCATCGGCGTGGCGTAGACGTCGCCGCGAATGTCGAAGTCGTAGGACTGCGCGGCGAGGGTGGGGCTGTAGAGCCGGTACTCGCCGACGGTCGTGAAGTCGGAGAGATCGATCCACCACACCGCATCGCCCGAGTGCATGCCGTCGGTGCCCTTGGCGGTGATCGAGCCGCCGTCGGTGGGAATCGTGAAGGCGACGCCGTCGTCCGCGGCCCTGCGCACCTGCACGGTGCCCCCCGGGTTCTGCGTGGCAATGACGATCTTGGTGTCGCCGGGACGGAAGCCGAAGTGGTCATGCTTGAAGGCCTGCGTGACCGGCGCGGCGGCGGCCGGCGAGGCGGCCGCTGCGCAGACGGCGATGGCGATGGGAGCAAGAGCGCGGCGCAGCCGACATGCGCGCGAACAGAATGGTGGCGATGGCATCGAAATCCCCCTCGCCTGCAGGCTAGTTGCGGCCCGCGCACTTTTCCACCGGCCGGTGACGGTGCGGCGCCGAAGTGAATGTCGCAGCCGCCTTCGACGTCGTCGTTGCGCTGACCGCGCCGGCCGTTCGCCAACGCACGCACCGCCGGTCCCCCGCAGTGGAGCTGCCGTTCCACGCCACCGGATGTGGCTGCTAAGACTCGCCGCATGCTGACTCTGCATCTGGCCCGCCACGGGGAGACCGACGCTGCCGCACGCGGCTACTACGCCGGCGACATCGACCCGCCGCTGATCGAAGCCGGCATCGAGCAGGCGCGCAGGCTGGCCGCGTCCGTGGCGACACTCGGGCTTGACGCACTCTACGTCAGCCCCAAGCTTCGCGCGCGCATGACGATGGAGCCCATCGAGCAGGCCACGGGTCTGACAGCCGAGATCGAACCGGGGCTCAAGGAGATCGGCTACGGCCGCTGGGAAGGCGTGTCCGAAGCCGAGGCGCGCAGCATGGACCCGCAACTGCATGCCGCGTGGACAGCGGATCCCGCCATGACCAGCCCACCCGGAGGCGAGACGGCATTCGACATCGTCTCGCGCGCGATGCCGGTGATTCAGCGCATCCGCGAGCGGCATCCGCACGGACACGTGCTCGTCGTCAGCCACAAGGCCACGATCCGCGTGCTGACGTGCGCCCTG
Encoded proteins:
- a CDS encoding 2OG-Fe(II) oxygenase; translated protein: MLLDEESIALELGRTGIAVREQFLTADVVAELADNARAAHARGRFVAAAVGRGDARKVDAAVRGDLTLWLDPAAASAAERAYFDAVEELRSAVNQCLQLGAFEVEAHYALYPPGAAYARHRDVLRGTEARVVSTVLYLNEDWDGRDGGVLRVYLDGDSVREVLPRAGVFVCFLSDRFDHEVTVATRERWSVTAWLRRRR
- the gluQRS gene encoding tRNA glutamyl-Q(34) synthetase GluQRS, whose translation is MTLRAAGPRGRYAPSPTGLLHIGNARTALAAWLSVRSRGGTFILRIEDIDAPRTVPGMADAAIEDLSWLGLDWDEDPVGGGPFGPYTQSQRSDRYEAALQMLHDSGRLFPCRLSRKELAGIASAPHAGEEGPPYPVSARPAELPGGWYEALRAAAAPDAAIRFRVAQDVVRFFDRVHGAVEEDVATSVGDFVLKRRDGLYAYQLAVVVDDWLMEVDEVVRGADLLGSTARQIQLLEALGARRPEYAHVPLVVAQDGARLSKRDAALTLRALRHGGVRAEQLVGLLAWSLGLLETPAACSASDLIGEFAWTRLRAGEWRIPADVAARAAALR
- a CDS encoding YihY/virulence factor BrkB family protein, which translates into the protein MSMRRHHSWRTPGRTPTRARAIALPAGVESLSSLGSLDWKRFAKKVWHEISEDEVFERAAQLSYYFLLALFPALLFMTAMVGWIAGEDSELRAGLFRALAAVLPGEASKLVSDTVNDVMQGSGGGKISFGILATLWAASNGMGAISSTLNIAYEVKERRPWWKVRATAVALTIALALLIITALVLLLYGHDIAETIAGKFGLGLVFELTWKIIQWPLLLLFLLTAFGMIYYFAPDVRDQKWQWITPGSVFALALWLLVSFAFKLYLEYFNSYNATYGSLGAVIILMLWFYLSGAAILIGGEINSVFEGEMAERGDPEAKAAGEKAPGQPDPAPLKRAAS
- a CDS encoding methyltransferase domain-containing protein, coding for MAESYLQDLAYIHHAGFGDFAVEAAPGVVSMLRAHAIEAGVVVELGCGSGLLARELARAGYDVVGIDASAAMLDIAAATAPSARLFRCSLHEADIPRCDAVVSLGECIGYLPQHDACVDLHSLFERVAAALRPGGLFVFDLVRATDAEPMSYRTWRAGPDWAVLIEVEEDAQNRRLRRGIVAFRAVGGAWRRSQETHWLQLFTREEVAAALRAAGFSARELAGYGSRSLAPQRVAFAAIRGGA
- a CDS encoding DUF983 domain-containing protein, encoding MTPEPASSPPLVPTLMKGLRRRCPRCGEGRLYHGWMTLRETCDVCGLHFQRESGDTWAFVYLSTAGMTGVVVIAMLLVQPDNLLVGNTLLILGATAAIVLTLPYRKGVAVALSYWLDPPQ
- a CDS encoding MFS transporter; amino-acid sequence: MAAAALKGTAATRKNAPMTAEEKRIIFASSLGTVFEWYDFYLYGSLAAIIAKQFFSPLDPGSAFIFALLAFAAGFIVRPFGALVFGRLGDMLGRKYTFLLTIVIMGASTFIVGVLPTYATIGVAAPVILIVLRLLQGLALGGEYGGAATYVAEHAPHGRRGAFTSWIQTTATMGLFLSLLVILGTRTALGEEAFANWGWRIPFLVSIVLLGVSVWIRVSMAESPAFQRMKKEGTHSKAPLRESFAVWSNLRIVILALVGLTAGQAVVWYTGQFYALFFLTQALKVDGATANVLVAISLLIGTPFFVIFGTLSDRIGRKPIIMAGCLISALTYFPLFRMLTEAANPDLARAQEQARVVVHADPRECSFQFNPTGTTRFTSSCDVAKQLLASASVSYENVATAGPATIAIGEVTIPSVDLSTLSPQEVKKKEAELQAGVREALAASGYPAAADPKEMNKPLIVAILSVLVLYVTMVYGPIAAALVELFPTRIRYSSMSLPYHIGNGWFGGLLPTTAFAIVAQTGNMYDGLWYPVIVAAVTFVVGVLFVPETKDVDIG
- a CDS encoding alpha/beta fold hydrolase; the encoded protein is MRTRIAAAGAVPAVAGLLLVTAAAWPVTAAAAKTSKPAASPFKPASEFFDANGVRLRYLSGGRGETIVLLHGLHSTAYQSWQKTGILEALARNHRVLALDLPGHGESDKPAIPDAYGKAMVEDVRLLLDHVGVSKAHIVGYSLGALVATRFLVDHPDRVLSGTVAGMGWMRDSGWLQGVWERLPVREADNTSRMCIRSIEQLQVTRQELEAIQVPVAVILGDRDPVRRMYITPLKNARKDWPVIVVPGGGATAITTKKFRDELVKWLQRH
- a CDS encoding glycoside hydrolase family 9 protein, encoding MPSPPFCSRACRLRRALAPIAIAVCAAAASPAAAAPVTQAFKHDHFGFRPGDTKIVIATQNPGGTVQVRRAADDGVAFTIPTDGGSITAKGTDGMHSGDAVWWIDLSDFTTVGEYRLYSPTLAAQSYDFDIRGDVYATPMRAALRTFYLQRCNVPKTSTPASAWDDAASCHDGDAATGPAAGHTNHGTRDLRGGWHDAGDYNKYVWGAVSSAILSMLRAYEDNPGSLRDDDTGIPESGNGLPDLLDEIQVELDWIMEMQLPSGAVLSQMHVDGFASDSPPSADMNVRYYQNPNLESGAVAAGTLALAARVFEAEGQSSYAATLKSAALASWTWLQTQGGSAVKAWAAAEIFRIDPTQTAARDYVDNFYPSQWNGRFFNVGAYDTFAALTYVSTTGATPAVVTNMLANITDQVDYIFSEDSLYRNGMPSWSYHWGSNAMRAHYGLFLLRAAALGETGSYSAGDCYEHALDLLRFFHGQNPLNMLYLTNMAALGGEHSSFQLYHAWYGDSWSSFSSTNYFGKPSSVTEPAYPYYAGTDNHGVSDNKVSLYGPAPGFVPGGPNKDYGGTSSPPLGSVFYEKFYRDWADQIQWTAMTWEITENSISYQGPYVALAAYFQGASACDDDDVCEPGENAANCPNDCSIDLSGDAYVGYRILTPATDELGNEIAGGNELPASWNVTLDDQAIDSSLGDDPENFTIGRSLGLMSAAGYNAAEAADAQLHYVRYALRPAAEGIAPEAGGSIPPAQPHVPRRWTVQNDLGTFTVRSIKATSLLLPAGADPSGTANDQGDATHYRCYRIKTESGPSRPQALTRDMFDDCARNAAGSPGFAGSAAEGSCLLDVHASAELCNPVAKTEVLPPRTTSAVIDESTPSSQTSLLCSKAKLARKIGSGAAGLLTGMAAGSSISPLQTRHLSRRTSDGNGVSIAPGNQFPAPVMADTIKLETFCLPTHIVAVAPAG
- a CDS encoding histidine phosphatase family protein → MLTLHLARHGETDAAARGYYAGDIDPPLIEAGIEQARRLAASVATLGLDALYVSPKLRARMTMEPIEQATGLTAEIEPGLKEIGYGRWEGVSEAEARSMDPQLHAAWTADPAMTSPPGGETAFDIVSRAMPVIQRIRERHPHGHVLVVSHKATIRVLTCALLGLYVGRFRDRIACPTSSVTTFAFGPRGPMLMRHADVAHLGVGRRAGG